From Micromonospora rhizosphaerae, the proteins below share one genomic window:
- a CDS encoding acetoin utilization protein AcuC, with the protein MSDDTVVVWDEALLAYDMGDHPLDPVRVELTIALARELGVLERPGVRLVKPEPADDALLTRVHDPRYLDAVRAAPRDPLFAGFGLGTSDNPVFEGMHEASALVAGASVVAAEAVWRREARRAVNVAGGLHHAMPARAAGFCVYNDPAVAIARLLDLGAERIAYVDVDVHHGDGVQEIFYNDPRVLTISLHETPLALFPGTGFPDETGGPDAEGSAVNVPLPPGIGDGGWQRAFHAIVPSVLRAFRPQLLVTQCGADGHRLDPLADLRLSVDGQRATYLALRGLADELCDGRWVAFGGGGYALVEVVPRAWTHLLAIASGEPVDPATLTPPAWRELAAARRPGREVPLRMTDDVDPSYQPWQPNGEPDAVDRAIAATRRSVFPLFGLDPHDPRD; encoded by the coding sequence ATGTCGGACGACACGGTGGTGGTGTGGGACGAGGCCCTCCTCGCCTATGACATGGGCGACCATCCCCTCGACCCGGTCCGGGTCGAGTTGACCATCGCGCTCGCCCGCGAACTCGGCGTGCTGGAGCGACCCGGGGTCCGCCTGGTCAAGCCGGAGCCGGCCGACGACGCCCTGCTGACCCGGGTGCACGACCCCCGCTATCTCGACGCGGTGCGGGCCGCGCCTCGCGACCCGCTCTTCGCCGGCTTTGGGCTGGGCACCTCGGACAATCCCGTCTTCGAGGGGATGCACGAGGCCAGCGCGCTGGTCGCTGGCGCCAGCGTGGTCGCCGCCGAGGCGGTGTGGCGGCGCGAGGCGCGCCGGGCGGTCAACGTCGCCGGGGGCCTGCACCACGCGATGCCGGCCCGGGCCGCCGGGTTCTGCGTCTACAACGACCCCGCGGTGGCCATCGCCCGCCTGCTCGACCTCGGCGCGGAGCGGATCGCGTATGTGGACGTGGACGTGCACCACGGCGACGGCGTGCAGGAGATCTTCTACAACGACCCGCGGGTGCTCACGATCAGCCTGCACGAGACCCCGCTCGCGCTCTTCCCCGGCACCGGATTCCCGGACGAGACCGGCGGGCCGGACGCCGAGGGGAGCGCGGTCAACGTGCCGCTGCCGCCGGGCATCGGCGACGGCGGCTGGCAGCGCGCCTTTCACGCGATCGTGCCCTCGGTGCTGCGGGCGTTCCGGCCGCAGCTGCTGGTCACCCAGTGCGGCGCCGACGGGCACCGGCTGGACCCGCTGGCCGACCTGCGCCTCTCCGTCGACGGGCAGCGGGCCACCTACCTGGCGCTACGGGGGCTCGCCGACGAGCTCTGCGACGGCCGCTGGGTGGCCTTCGGCGGCGGCGGGTACGCCCTGGTCGAGGTGGTGCCCCGGGCCTGGACCCACCTGCTGGCGATCGCCAGCGGCGAGCCGGTCGACCCGGCCACGCTCACCCCGCCGGCCTGGCGGGAGCTGGCCGCCGCCCGCCGACCCGGCCGGGAGGTGCCGCTGCGGATGACCGACGACGTCGACCCGTCGTACCAGCCATGGCAGCCGAACGGCGAGCCGGACGCGGTGGACCGGGCCATCGCGGCCACCCGCAGGTCCGTCTTCCCGCTGTTCGGCCTCGACCCGCACGACCCGCGCGACTGA
- a CDS encoding sulfurtransferase has protein sequence MSGTEELLVEPDRLAAELDRADPPALLDVRWRLTGPPGRDDYAAGHLPGAVFVDLDTELCGRPGAGGRHPLPDPAALQAALRAAGVRAGHPVVVYDGGDGMAAARAWWTLRWAGHREVRLLHGGFPAWIAAGLPASTEPPAQAPGDVEVRPGALPVLDAAEAARLAAADRGVLLDVRAAPRYRGETEPIDPVAGHVPGATNLPAPEYVGGDGHFPTADALRQRFAAAGVVDAEPVGAYCGSGVTAAQAVLALHLAGRPDAALYVGSWSNWVADPARPVATVEKPGS, from the coding sequence ATGTCCGGAACCGAGGAGCTGTTGGTCGAGCCCGACCGGCTCGCCGCCGAGCTCGACCGCGCCGACCCGCCCGCCCTGCTCGACGTCCGCTGGCGGCTGACCGGCCCGCCCGGCCGGGACGACTACGCCGCCGGCCACCTGCCCGGCGCGGTCTTCGTCGATCTGGACACCGAGCTCTGCGGCCGGCCCGGCGCGGGCGGCCGACACCCGCTGCCCGACCCCGCCGCGCTCCAGGCCGCGCTGCGGGCCGCCGGCGTCCGCGCCGGTCACCCCGTCGTGGTCTACGACGGCGGGGACGGGATGGCCGCCGCCCGGGCCTGGTGGACGCTGCGCTGGGCGGGGCACCGGGAGGTCCGGCTGCTGCACGGCGGCTTCCCGGCCTGGATCGCCGCCGGCCTGCCCGCCTCCACCGAGCCGCCTGCCCAGGCGCCTGGCGACGTGGAGGTCCGCCCCGGCGCGCTGCCCGTCCTCGACGCGGCCGAGGCCGCCCGGCTCGCCGCCGCCGACCGCGGGGTGCTGCTCGACGTGCGGGCGGCGCCCCGCTACCGAGGCGAGACCGAGCCGATCGACCCGGTCGCCGGGCACGTGCCGGGCGCGACCAACCTCCCCGCGCCGGAGTACGTCGGCGGCGACGGACACTTCCCGACCGCCGACGCGCTGCGCCAGCGGTTCGCCGCGGCCGGTGTGGTCGACGCCGAGCCCGTCGGGGCGTACTGCGGGTCCGGGGTGACCGCCGCCCAGGCGGTGCTGGCGCTGCACCTGGCCGGCCGGCCGGACGCGGCGCTCTACGTCGGCTCGTGGAGCAACTGGGTCGCCGACCCGGCCCGTCCGGTGGCGACCGTGGAGAAGCCCGGCAGCTGA
- a CDS encoding DUF5522 domain-containing protein, with protein sequence MSGERRPLADRPLTDPHPSRLSPDHPERARILAAHAAALAAGEAGYLDPATGLFVLSAGFLARRGTCCGRGCRHCPYVDD encoded by the coding sequence GTGAGTGGAGAGCGACGACCGTTGGCGGACCGGCCGTTGACCGACCCGCACCCGTCCCGGCTGTCGCCCGACCACCCCGAGCGGGCACGGATCCTGGCGGCGCACGCCGCCGCCCTGGCCGCCGGGGAGGCCGGCTACCTCGACCCGGCGACCGGGCTCTTCGTGCTCAGCGCCGGGTTCCTGGCCCGGCGGGGCACGTGCTGTGGGCGAGGCTGCCGGCACTGTCCGTATGTGGACGATTGA
- a CDS encoding DUF7059 domain-containing protein, with protein sequence MDEHDMLLSPAGVEALRTALTRAGFTSNGIAGRLGSQATGGVARNDFRAALRATEDRDPLATLIRVFICDQTEPDAAVAAALAPLTVEEALAGGLVERHGDGLRAGVDLEPYGDDWWVLADVPASARPGRPLHAEHVLGIGGATQTLIGATVRRPVETALDLGTGSGVQALHLDTHARRVTATDVSERALRFAATTAALNGQDWELLRGDMVAPVAGRRFDLVVSNPPFVVGPGTTTHVYRDSGRVGDAIGAELAAAPSLLTEGGTMQYLANWVHVTGEEWDERVAGWFAGTGLDAWVIQREVADPMAYVNLWLTDVGEAADPQRMAAWLDWFDAHKVEAIGFGIVSLRRSGHDEPIVRVEDLRQRVEPPMGERIAAWFDRQDWLRVRDTDALLAERYRAAEGLQLRQEATMGDEGWAVDRQVLGMPRGLRWQEEIDPLVLALVGGADGRLPLRDQLALLASAHDVAPEELAEAAGPIVAHLVERGIIEPVEG encoded by the coding sequence GTGGACGAACACGACATGCTGCTCTCCCCAGCGGGAGTCGAGGCGCTGCGGACAGCGCTGACCAGGGCGGGGTTCACCTCGAACGGCATCGCTGGCCGGCTCGGCTCGCAGGCCACCGGCGGGGTGGCGCGCAACGACTTCCGGGCCGCCCTGCGCGCGACCGAGGACCGCGACCCGCTCGCCACGCTGATCCGGGTGTTCATCTGCGACCAGACCGAGCCCGATGCGGCGGTGGCGGCCGCGCTCGCCCCGCTGACCGTCGAGGAGGCATTGGCCGGCGGGCTGGTCGAGCGGCACGGCGACGGCCTGCGCGCCGGGGTCGACCTGGAGCCGTACGGGGACGACTGGTGGGTGCTCGCCGACGTGCCGGCCAGCGCCCGACCGGGCCGGCCGCTGCACGCCGAGCACGTGCTCGGCATCGGCGGGGCCACCCAGACGCTGATCGGTGCGACTGTACGCCGGCCGGTGGAGACCGCGCTGGACCTGGGCACCGGATCGGGCGTACAGGCCCTGCACCTGGACACCCACGCCCGGAGGGTGACCGCGACCGATGTCTCCGAGCGGGCGCTGCGCTTCGCCGCCACCACGGCCGCGCTCAACGGCCAGGACTGGGAACTGCTCCGCGGCGACATGGTCGCCCCGGTCGCCGGGCGCCGCTTCGACCTGGTGGTGAGCAACCCGCCGTTCGTGGTCGGTCCGGGCACCACCACGCACGTCTACCGGGACTCCGGTCGGGTCGGCGACGCGATCGGCGCGGAGCTGGCCGCCGCCCCGAGCCTGCTCACCGAGGGCGGCACCATGCAGTACCTGGCGAACTGGGTGCACGTCACCGGCGAGGAGTGGGACGAGCGGGTGGCCGGCTGGTTCGCCGGTACCGGGCTGGACGCCTGGGTGATCCAGCGCGAGGTGGCCGACCCGATGGCGTACGTCAACCTCTGGCTGACCGACGTCGGCGAGGCGGCCGACCCGCAGCGGATGGCGGCCTGGCTGGACTGGTTCGACGCGCACAAGGTGGAGGCGATCGGCTTCGGCATCGTCTCGCTGCGCCGCTCCGGACACGACGAGCCGATCGTCCGCGTAGAGGACCTCCGCCAGCGAGTCGAGCCCCCGATGGGCGAGCGCATCGCCGCCTGGTTCGACCGCCAGGACTGGCTCCGGGTACGCGACACCGACGCGCTGCTCGCGGAGCGCTACCGGGCCGCCGAGGGCCTCCAGCTGCGGCAGGAGGCCACCATGGGCGACGAGGGCTGGGCGGTGGACCGGCAGGTCCTCGGCATGCCGCGCGGGTTGCGCTGGCAGGAGGAGATCGATCCGCTGGTGCTGGCCCTGGTCGGGGGCGCGGACGGCCGGCTGCCGCTGCGCGACCAGCTGGCGCTGCTCGCCTCGGCGCACGACGTGGCACCGGAGGAGCTGGCCGAGGCGGCCGGCCCGATCGTGGCGCACCTGGTCGAGCGCGGCATCATCGAGCCGGTGGAGGGCTGA
- a CDS encoding sporulation protein, translated as MVFKRLMQAMGVGGPSVETVLANPNCRPGGHLEGRIQVAGGDHAVDVSYVALGLVTRVEVESGDSEYDTTQEFGRRQVTGAFRLEPGQRHDIPFRFDVPWETPLTDLYGQHLHGMTMGLRTELEVARAVDKGDLDPVAVHPLPAQERLLEGLLRLGFRFARADVERGHIYGVRQSLPFYQEIEFLPAPQYARAINQLEVTFVTDPQQVQVVLEIDKRGGLFTEGRDAFGRFTVDHATVDRTDWAAQLDAWLRQSIQRRGLFF; from the coding sequence GTGGTCTTCAAGCGGCTCATGCAGGCGATGGGTGTGGGCGGTCCGTCGGTGGAAACGGTGCTGGCCAACCCGAACTGCCGCCCCGGTGGGCACCTGGAGGGCCGGATCCAGGTGGCCGGCGGGGATCACGCCGTGGACGTCTCCTATGTGGCCCTGGGCCTGGTCACCCGGGTCGAGGTGGAGAGCGGCGACTCCGAGTACGACACCACCCAGGAGTTCGGCCGGCGGCAGGTGACCGGGGCGTTCCGGTTGGAGCCGGGGCAGCGGCACGACATCCCGTTCCGCTTCGACGTGCCGTGGGAGACGCCGCTGACCGACCTGTACGGGCAGCATCTGCACGGCATGACCATGGGTCTGCGTACCGAGCTGGAGGTGGCCCGGGCGGTCGACAAGGGTGACCTGGATCCGGTTGCCGTGCACCCGCTGCCCGCCCAGGAACGGCTGCTGGAGGGCCTGCTCCGGCTGGGCTTCCGGTTCGCCCGGGCCGACGTCGAGCGTGGGCACATCTACGGCGTACGGCAGAGCCTGCCCTTCTACCAGGAGATCGAGTTCCTCCCGGCGCCGCAGTACGCGCGCGCGATCAACCAGCTCGAGGTCACCTTCGTCACCGACCCGCAGCAGGTGCAGGTGGTGCTGGAGATCGACAAGCGGGGCGGTCTCTTCACCGAGGGCCGGGACGCCTTCGGCCGCTTCACCGTCGACCACGCCACGGTCGACCGCACCGACTGGGCCGCCCAGCTCGACGCCTGGCTCCGCCAGTCCATCCAACGCCGCGGCCTCTTCTTCTGA
- the sigB gene encoding RNA polymerase sigma factor SigB produces MALQMIEHQTRPAAGIDAELGTDTLTDLDATDERGVSTDLVRAYLNGIGRTKLLTAAQEVELSKRIEAGLFAEEKLTTCTPVSAELRADLELIVAEGRAAKDHLLEANLRLVVSIAKRYTGRGMAFLDLIQEGNLGLIRAVEKFDYTKGYKFSTYATWWIRQAITRAMADQARTIRIPVHMVEQVNRMVRARRELSITLGREATVAEVAKALDVPEFQVIELVSYDREPVSLDQAVGEDGESALGDFVAAVDPREEPGDAAVNGELRNEVRIVLATLSQREQAVIRLRFGLDDGRQRTLDEVGREFGLSRERIRQIEKVTLLKLRAPERANRLEAYAC; encoded by the coding sequence ATGGCCCTGCAGATGATCGAGCACCAGACCCGCCCGGCTGCCGGCATCGACGCCGAGCTCGGCACCGACACCCTGACCGACCTGGACGCCACCGACGAGCGCGGCGTCTCCACCGACCTGGTCCGGGCGTACCTGAACGGCATCGGCCGCACCAAGCTGCTCACCGCCGCGCAGGAGGTCGAGCTCAGCAAGCGGATCGAGGCGGGCCTCTTCGCCGAGGAGAAGCTCACCACCTGCACCCCGGTCTCCGCCGAGCTGCGGGCCGACCTGGAGCTGATCGTGGCCGAGGGCCGCGCCGCCAAGGACCACCTGCTGGAGGCGAACCTGCGGCTGGTGGTGAGCATCGCGAAGCGGTACACGGGTCGCGGCATGGCCTTCCTCGACCTGATCCAGGAGGGCAACCTCGGCCTGATCCGCGCGGTCGAGAAGTTCGACTACACCAAGGGCTACAAGTTCTCCACCTACGCCACCTGGTGGATCCGCCAGGCCATCACCCGCGCCATGGCCGACCAGGCCCGCACCATCCGCATCCCGGTGCACATGGTCGAGCAGGTCAACCGGATGGTTCGAGCCCGCCGGGAGCTGTCGATCACCCTGGGCCGGGAGGCCACCGTCGCCGAGGTCGCCAAGGCCCTGGACGTCCCCGAGTTCCAGGTGATCGAGCTGGTCTCGTACGACCGGGAGCCGGTCAGCCTGGACCAGGCCGTCGGCGAGGACGGGGAGAGCGCGCTCGGTGACTTCGTCGCCGCGGTGGATCCGCGGGAGGAGCCGGGCGACGCCGCCGTTAACGGCGAGCTGCGCAACGAGGTGCGGATCGTGCTGGCCACGCTCTCCCAGCGGGAGCAGGCGGTGATCCGGCTGCGGTTCGGCCTGGACGACGGCCGGCAGCGCACCCTGGACGAGGTCGGCCGGGAGTTCGGCCTCTCCCGCGAGCGGATCCGGCAGATCGAGAAGGTCACCCTGCTGAAGCTGCGCGCGCCGGAGCGGGCAAACCGCCTGGAGGCGTACGCCTGCTAA
- the dtd gene encoding D-aminoacyl-tRNA deacylase, whose translation MRAVIQTVGRATVTVGGEVVGEIENGLLVLIGVTHTDTRQVAATMARKVHELRILDDEKSAADTGAPILVVSQFTLYGDARKGRRPSWTAAAPAEMAEPLVNAVVEALRDRGAKVETGRFRTHMLVESVNVGPRTLLLDL comes from the coding sequence ATGCGGGCGGTGATCCAGACCGTCGGCAGGGCCACCGTGACGGTCGGCGGCGAGGTGGTCGGCGAGATCGAGAACGGGCTGTTGGTGCTGATCGGGGTGACCCACACCGACACCCGGCAGGTCGCGGCCACGATGGCCCGGAAGGTGCACGAGCTGCGCATCCTCGACGACGAGAAGAGCGCCGCAGACACCGGAGCGCCGATCCTGGTGGTCAGCCAGTTCACCCTCTACGGCGACGCCCGCAAGGGCAGGCGGCCGAGCTGGACCGCCGCCGCCCCAGCCGAGATGGCCGAACCCCTGGTGAACGCGGTCGTCGAGGCGCTGCGGGACCGCGGCGCCAAGGTCGAGACCGGCCGCTTCCGCACCCACATGCTCGTCGAGAGCGTCAACGTAGGCCCCCGCACCCTCCTCCTCGACCTCTAA
- a CDS encoding metal-dependent transcriptional regulator produces MKHDLVDTTEMYLRTILELEEEGVPPLRARIAERLRQSGPTVSQTVARMERDGLLTVEGDRHLSLTPVGRSTAVSVMRKHRLAELLLVNVIGMPYEEAHDEACRWEHVMSDAVEKRVYELLSRPTRSPYGNPIPGLEELGSPERPEADGVEAERNLAFPGLSGPVVVRRICESVQTDADVLRQLHAAGVDPGATVTVAQERDGVSIDRSGDRIRLPREVASRVFVAAS; encoded by the coding sequence ATGAAGCATGACCTGGTCGATACGACCGAGATGTATCTGCGCACCATCCTTGAGCTCGAGGAGGAGGGGGTGCCGCCGCTGCGTGCCCGGATCGCCGAGCGGCTGCGGCAGAGCGGTCCCACCGTCAGCCAGACCGTGGCCCGGATGGAGCGCGACGGCCTGCTCACCGTCGAGGGCGACCGGCATCTGTCGCTGACCCCGGTGGGCCGCAGCACCGCCGTCTCGGTGATGCGCAAGCACCGCCTCGCCGAGCTGCTGCTGGTGAACGTGATCGGGATGCCCTACGAGGAGGCCCACGATGAGGCCTGCCGGTGGGAGCACGTGATGAGCGACGCGGTCGAGAAGCGGGTCTACGAGTTGCTCAGCCGGCCGACCCGCTCGCCGTACGGGAACCCGATCCCCGGCCTGGAGGAGCTCGGCAGTCCGGAGCGGCCGGAGGCCGACGGGGTGGAGGCCGAGCGCAACCTGGCGTTCCCCGGTCTCTCCGGTCCGGTGGTGGTCCGGCGGATCTGCGAGAGCGTGCAGACCGACGCGGACGTGCTCCGGCAACTGCACGCGGCGGGCGTGGACCCGGGCGCCACGGTGACCGTGGCCCAGGAGCGCGACGGGGTCTCCATCGACCGCTCCGGTGACCGGATCCGGCTGCCCCGCGAGGTCGCCTCCCGGGTGTTCGTCGCCGCGAGCTGA
- a CDS encoding HhH-GPD-type base excision DNA repair protein, protein MGTMTLSLPIDPEANRLLQRSPLALLLGMVLDQQVPMEKAFSSPYVLAQRLGHEPDARELAGYAPEALVEVFAQPPALHRFPKAMAARVQEVCRVLVDRYDGDPARLWSEVADGRELLRRVGELPGFGKQKAQIFVALLGKRFRIQPEGWQEAAGGYGEPDAYRSVADVTDPESLRRVREYKQQMKAAAKAAKP, encoded by the coding sequence ATGGGGACCATGACGCTCTCGCTGCCCATCGACCCCGAGGCCAACCGGCTGCTGCAGCGCAGCCCGTTGGCGTTGCTCCTCGGCATGGTCCTCGACCAGCAGGTGCCGATGGAGAAAGCCTTCTCCTCGCCGTACGTGCTGGCCCAGCGGCTCGGTCACGAGCCGGACGCCCGGGAGCTGGCCGGGTACGCCCCGGAGGCTCTGGTCGAGGTCTTTGCCCAGCCGCCCGCCCTGCACCGCTTCCCCAAGGCGATGGCGGCCCGGGTGCAGGAGGTGTGCCGGGTTCTGGTCGACCGGTACGACGGCGACCCGGCCCGGCTGTGGTCGGAGGTCGCCGACGGGCGGGAGCTGCTGCGCCGGGTCGGTGAGCTGCCGGGCTTCGGGAAGCAGAAGGCGCAGATCTTCGTGGCCCTGCTCGGCAAGCGGTTCAGGATCCAGCCCGAGGGCTGGCAGGAGGCCGCCGGCGGCTACGGCGAGCCGGACGCGTACCGGTCGGTGGCCGACGTGACCGACCCGGAGTCGCTGCGCCGGGTGCGGGAGTACAAGCAGCAGATGAAGGCGGCGGCCAAAGCGGCGAAACCCTGA
- a CDS encoding bifunctional GNAT family N-acetyltransferase/acetate--CoA ligase family protein, translated as MTTVEQPVDVLLSDGTTVQLRQIRPDDAPAVVAMHSRFSERTRYLRYFSPYPRIPERDLQRFVNVDHRDREAFVVLAGGRIVAVGRYERLGPGSPEAEVAFVVEDAYQGRGIGSVLLEHLADTARRFGIVHFVAEVLPANGAMLRVFSDFGYQVQRQYADGVVHLNFPIAPTEATLEVQRGREHRTEARSIARLLAPRGIAVYGASTTGQGVGAAVLGHLRDGGFTGAIVPVHPTAATVAGLPAYPSAADAGRTVDLAVVAVPPEAVTEVVADAATAGAHGLVVISAGFAEAGPEGAAAQRALVRAAHLAGMRVVGPNCLGVANTDEKVCLNATLAPVLPAPGRVGIFSQSGAFGVALLAEASRRGLGLSSFVSAGNRADVSGNDLLQYWQDDPTTDVITLYLETFGNPRKFARLARRIGRSKPIVALATLARPPGVGAGPALDAAAVSALFAQSGVIRVDTVSELLDVGVLLAHQPLPAGRRVAVVGNSSALTGLAATACAAQGLTVAEGYPRDVGPRAGAAEYAAALAGSAADERADAVVAVFAPPLPGQLADPDADFTAALPDALTAGKPVVATFLAGRVPAGVPAYPSVEEAVRALTRVTTYADWLRRPPGVLPELDRVDRLAGQAAFRPDGVDPPALLGAYGIDVVESAPARSADEAVAAAERLGWPVALKAAAPGLRHRLDLGAVRLDLADPAALRRAYVEMAPVFGADVLVQPMVPPGVACVVELVEDPAFGPVVGFGLGGVATELLGDRAWRAVPLTDRDAAELVDEPRAAPLLRGHRGAAPVDRSALVDLLLRVGRLADEQPRVRSLALNPVLARPDGISVLHATVRAGTAADRPDTGPRRL; from the coding sequence GTGACCACTGTCGAACAACCGGTGGACGTGCTGCTCAGCGACGGTACGACCGTCCAGCTGCGACAGATCCGTCCCGACGACGCCCCGGCCGTCGTGGCGATGCACTCGCGGTTCTCCGAGCGCACCCGCTACCTGCGCTACTTCTCGCCGTACCCGCGTATCCCCGAGCGGGACCTGCAGCGCTTCGTCAACGTCGACCACCGCGACCGGGAGGCGTTCGTGGTGCTGGCCGGCGGGCGGATCGTCGCCGTCGGCCGGTACGAGCGGCTCGGCCCGGGGTCCCCGGAGGCCGAGGTGGCCTTCGTGGTCGAGGACGCGTACCAGGGCCGGGGCATCGGCTCGGTGCTGCTGGAGCACCTGGCCGACACGGCCCGGCGGTTCGGCATCGTGCACTTCGTCGCAGAGGTGCTCCCGGCCAACGGCGCGATGCTGCGGGTCTTCTCCGACTTCGGCTACCAGGTCCAGCGCCAGTACGCCGACGGCGTGGTGCACCTGAACTTCCCGATCGCCCCGACCGAGGCGACCCTTGAGGTGCAGCGCGGGCGGGAACACCGCACCGAGGCCCGCTCGATCGCCCGGCTGCTGGCTCCGCGCGGCATCGCCGTCTACGGCGCCAGCACCACGGGGCAGGGCGTCGGTGCGGCGGTGCTCGGACACCTGCGCGACGGCGGCTTCACCGGGGCGATCGTCCCGGTGCACCCGACCGCCGCCACGGTGGCCGGGCTGCCGGCGTACCCGTCGGCGGCCGACGCCGGGCGCACCGTGGACCTGGCCGTGGTGGCGGTGCCCCCGGAGGCGGTGACCGAGGTGGTGGCCGACGCTGCGACGGCGGGCGCGCACGGGCTGGTGGTTATCTCGGCCGGCTTCGCCGAGGCCGGTCCGGAGGGCGCCGCGGCGCAGCGGGCCCTGGTCCGGGCCGCCCATCTGGCCGGTATGCGGGTGGTCGGCCCGAACTGCCTCGGCGTCGCCAACACCGACGAAAAGGTATGCCTCAACGCCACCCTCGCCCCGGTGCTGCCGGCACCCGGCCGGGTCGGTATCTTCAGCCAGTCCGGCGCGTTCGGGGTGGCGCTGCTTGCCGAGGCGTCCCGGCGCGGGCTCGGCCTGTCCAGCTTCGTCTCGGCCGGCAACCGGGCCGACGTCTCCGGCAACGACCTGCTCCAGTACTGGCAGGACGACCCGACCACCGACGTCATCACGCTCTACCTGGAGACCTTCGGCAACCCGCGCAAGTTCGCCCGGCTCGCCCGGCGGATCGGCCGGAGCAAGCCGATCGTCGCGCTCGCCACGCTGGCCCGGCCGCCCGGTGTCGGCGCCGGGCCGGCCCTGGACGCCGCCGCGGTCAGCGCGCTCTTCGCCCAGTCCGGGGTGATCCGGGTGGACACTGTCTCCGAACTGCTCGACGTCGGCGTGCTGCTGGCCCACCAGCCGCTGCCGGCCGGTCGCCGGGTCGCCGTGGTGGGCAACTCCTCGGCGCTGACCGGGCTGGCCGCCACCGCCTGCGCCGCACAGGGCCTCACCGTGGCCGAGGGCTACCCCCGGGACGTCGGTCCCCGGGCCGGTGCCGCCGAGTACGCCGCCGCCCTCGCCGGCTCGGCGGCGGACGAGCGGGCGGACGCGGTGGTGGCGGTCTTCGCCCCACCGCTGCCCGGTCAGCTCGCCGACCCGGACGCGGACTTCACCGCCGCGCTGCCCGACGCGCTGACCGCCGGCAAGCCGGTGGTGGCGACGTTCCTGGCCGGCCGGGTGCCGGCCGGGGTGCCGGCGTACCCGAGCGTGGAGGAGGCGGTCCGGGCTCTGACCCGGGTCACCACGTACGCCGACTGGCTGCGCCGGCCGCCCGGCGTGCTGCCCGAACTGGACCGGGTCGACCGGCTGGCCGGGCAGGCCGCGTTCCGGCCGGACGGCGTCGATCCGCCGGCGCTGCTCGGGGCGTACGGGATCGACGTGGTGGAATCGGCGCCGGCGCGCTCGGCCGACGAGGCGGTGGCGGCCGCCGAGCGGCTCGGCTGGCCGGTCGCGCTGAAGGCCGCCGCCCCGGGCCTGCGGCACCGGCTCGATCTCGGCGCGGTCCGCCTCGACCTGGCCGACCCGGCCGCCCTGCGCCGGGCGTACGTGGAGATGGCGCCCGTCTTCGGCGCGGACGTCCTGGTCCAGCCGATGGTCCCGCCCGGGGTGGCCTGCGTGGTGGAGCTGGTGGAGGATCCGGCGTTCGGACCGGTGGTCGGCTTCGGCCTCGGCGGCGTCGCCACCGAGCTGCTGGGTGACCGGGCCTGGCGGGCGGTCCCGCTGACCGACCGGGACGCCGCCGAGCTGGTCGACGAGCCGCGGGCCGCGCCGCTGCTGCGCGGGCACCGGGGGGCCGCACCGGTGGACCGGTCCGCCCTGGTGGACCTGCTGCTGCGGGTCGGCCGGCTCGCCGACGAGCAGCCCCGGGTGCGCTCGCTGGCCTTGAACCCCGTGCTGGCCCGCCCCGACGGCATCTCCGTCCTGCACGCCACCGTCCGCGCCGGCACCGCCGCCGATCGTCCCGACACCGGCCCCCGCCGCCTGTGA